Proteins from a single region of Streptomyces spectabilis:
- a CDS encoding wax ester/triacylglycerol synthase family O-acyltransferase: MTSESSDLLAPLDLAFWSIESAEHPMHLGALGVFTADSPSAAAHAAELLAARAAAVPGLRLRIRRVLLPLGGAARHPAPGFDPLDHVRLAAPVRDFHAAAGALLQQPLDRDRPPWEAHVLPGADGGSFAVLFKFHHALADGLRALTLAAAVMDPAASTAPTAVRAAHPREHPQEHPPWWRALDPRELPGLVAAVPGRAASAALAAVGDAGRALGIGAAVARATWGTRSSAALTSRPTGTRRTAGVLLDLDDVHRVRKTAGGTVNDVLITVVAGALRRWLDERGDGSDGVAPRALVPVSRRRPRAAHPQGNRLSGYLVRLPVDDPAPLARLAAVRAAMDRNKDAGPTRGAGAVALLADHVPSLGHRVGGRSLAHAARLLFDVLVTSVPLPSLGLALGGCPLTEVYPFAPLAHGQALAVAVSTYRGRVHYGLVADAAAVPDLERLAACVRAELAGLVAACDDRTSLIPDPRAT; the protein is encoded by the coding sequence ATGACCTCTGAGAGCTCAGACCTGCTCGCACCCCTCGATCTCGCCTTCTGGAGCATCGAGTCCGCCGAACACCCCATGCATCTGGGGGCCTTGGGCGTCTTCACGGCCGACTCGCCCTCGGCCGCCGCGCACGCCGCCGAACTGCTCGCCGCGCGCGCCGCCGCCGTGCCGGGCCTGCGCCTGCGCATCCGGCGGGTGCTGCTGCCCCTCGGCGGCGCCGCGCGGCACCCCGCGCCCGGCTTCGACCCGCTGGACCACGTGCGGCTCGCCGCGCCCGTACGGGACTTCCACGCGGCGGCGGGCGCCCTGCTGCAGCAGCCGCTCGACCGGGACCGGCCGCCGTGGGAGGCGCACGTCCTGCCCGGCGCGGACGGCGGGTCCTTCGCCGTGCTCTTCAAGTTCCACCACGCGCTCGCGGACGGACTGCGGGCGCTCACGCTCGCGGCCGCGGTCATGGACCCGGCCGCGAGCACCGCGCCCACGGCCGTACGCGCCGCCCACCCGCGGGAGCACCCCCAGGAGCACCCGCCGTGGTGGCGGGCCCTCGACCCGCGGGAGCTGCCGGGCCTCGTCGCCGCCGTGCCCGGCCGTGCCGCGTCGGCCGCCCTCGCCGCCGTCGGTGACGCCGGCCGGGCGCTCGGCATCGGCGCGGCGGTGGCCCGCGCGACCTGGGGGACCCGCTCCTCCGCCGCCCTCACCTCACGGCCCACCGGCACGCGCCGCACCGCGGGCGTCCTGCTCGACCTCGACGACGTGCACCGCGTGCGCAAGACCGCGGGCGGCACCGTCAACGACGTCCTGATCACCGTCGTCGCCGGGGCGCTGCGGCGCTGGCTCGACGAGCGCGGCGACGGCAGCGACGGCGTCGCGCCGCGCGCCCTCGTCCCCGTGTCGCGCCGCCGCCCGCGCGCCGCTCACCCCCAGGGCAACCGCCTCTCCGGCTATCTGGTCCGGCTGCCCGTCGACGACCCCGCCCCGCTGGCGCGCCTGGCCGCGGTGCGCGCCGCCATGGACCGCAACAAGGACGCGGGACCCACGCGCGGCGCGGGCGCCGTCGCGCTGCTCGCCGACCACGTGCCCTCGCTCGGGCACCGCGTCGGCGGCCGGTCCCTCGCCCACGCCGCCCGGCTGCTCTTCGACGTCCTGGTCACCAGCGTGCCCCTGCCGAGCCTCGGCCTGGCCCTGGGCGGCTGCCCGCTCACCGAGGTCTACCCCTTCGCCCCGCTCGCGCACGGCCAGGCCCTCGCCGTCGCGGTCTCCACCTACCGGGGGCGCGTCCACTACGGCCTGGTCGCCGACGCGGCGGCGGTGCCGGACCTGGAGCGGCTCGCGGCCTGCGTGCGCGCGGAGCTCGCCGGGCTCGTGGCCGCCTGCGACGACCGGACGAGTTTGATACCGGACCCCCGCGCTACGTAA
- a CDS encoding SDR family NAD(P)-dependent oxidoreductase — protein sequence MTVTDESQQEGTGAVAGVEAYGPGIDPERLAVCLSVLEELDELDVDHPDAITVRRATAGIYRTVKQRRRQERRAAKTAHDKAVTEATATGSAQRIDDETEGILPSSVTEAGKIAGILQRPRSCYTCKTRYVEVDYFYHQLCPECASLNRSKRDARADLTGKSALLTGGRAKIGMYIALRLLRDGAHTTITTRFPKDAIRRFKAMEDSADWIDRLEVVGIDLRDPAQAVALAEQVAERGPLDILINNATQTVRRLPSAYAALVEGESAPLPAGELPAHHVIGAFNSGAVDGLAALPLGATGLDAQKVADLALVAGNASVERHRDGSAIDAGGLVPDVVDSNTWVQSIEQISPVELLETQLCNYTAPFILISKLREVMAEAARKAASKRAYVVNVSAMEGVFGRGYKGAGHPNTNAAKAAMNMVTRTSAQEMFQTDGILMTSVDTGWITDERPHYDKLRLAEEGFHAPLDLVDGAARVYDPVVRGEAGDDVYGVFLKDYAPGKW from the coding sequence ATGACGGTCACAGACGAGAGCCAGCAGGAGGGCACCGGCGCCGTCGCCGGCGTCGAAGCGTACGGTCCGGGCATCGACCCCGAGCGTCTCGCCGTCTGCCTCAGCGTGCTCGAGGAGCTCGACGAGCTGGACGTCGACCACCCCGACGCGATCACGGTGCGCCGCGCCACGGCCGGGATCTACCGCACCGTGAAGCAGCGCCGCCGCCAGGAGCGCCGGGCCGCGAAGACCGCCCACGACAAGGCCGTCACCGAAGCCACCGCCACCGGCTCCGCGCAGCGCATCGACGACGAGACGGAGGGCATCCTGCCGTCGTCGGTCACCGAGGCGGGCAAGATCGCGGGGATACTCCAGCGCCCCCGCTCCTGCTACACCTGCAAGACGCGGTACGTGGAGGTCGACTACTTCTACCACCAGCTCTGTCCCGAGTGCGCCTCCCTGAACCGCTCCAAGCGCGACGCCCGCGCGGACCTCACCGGCAAGAGCGCGCTGCTCACCGGCGGCCGCGCCAAGATCGGCATGTACATCGCGCTGCGGCTGCTGCGTGACGGTGCCCACACCACGATCACCACGCGCTTCCCCAAGGACGCCATCCGCCGGTTCAAGGCCATGGAGGACTCCGCGGACTGGATCGACCGCCTCGAAGTCGTCGGCATCGACCTGCGCGACCCGGCCCAGGCCGTGGCCCTGGCCGAGCAGGTCGCCGAGCGCGGCCCGCTGGACATCCTGATCAACAACGCCACCCAGACCGTGCGCCGGCTGCCCTCCGCCTACGCCGCGCTCGTCGAGGGCGAGAGCGCCCCGCTGCCCGCCGGCGAGCTGCCCGCCCACCACGTGATCGGCGCCTTCAACTCCGGCGCGGTGGACGGCCTCGCCGCGCTGCCCCTCGGGGCCACCGGGCTCGACGCGCAGAAGGTCGCCGACCTCGCCCTGGTCGCGGGCAACGCCAGCGTCGAGCGGCACCGCGACGGCAGCGCCATCGACGCGGGCGGCCTGGTGCCGGACGTCGTGGACAGCAACACCTGGGTGCAGTCCATCGAGCAGATCTCCCCCGTGGAGCTGCTTGAGACGCAGCTGTGCAACTACACGGCGCCGTTCATCCTCATCAGCAAGCTGCGCGAGGTGATGGCCGAGGCCGCGCGCAAGGCGGCGAGCAAGCGCGCGTACGTCGTCAACGTCTCGGCGATGGAGGGCGTGTTCGGCCGCGGCTACAAGGGCGCGGGCCACCCCAACACCAACGCCGCGAAGGCCGCGATGAACATGGTGACGCGGACCAGCGCCCAGGAGATGTTCCAGACCGACGGCATCCTCATGACCTCGGTCGACACCGGCTGGATCACCGACGAGCGCCCCCACTACGACAAGCTGCGCCTGGCCGAGGAGGGCTTCCACGCCCCGCTCGACCTGGTCGACGGCGCGGCCCGCGTCTACGACCCGGTCGTGCGCGGCGAGGCGGGCGACGACGTGTACGGCGTCTTCCTGAAGGACTACGCGCCCGGCAAGTGGTGA
- a CDS encoding helix-turn-helix domain-containing protein, with protein sequence MADENRVLDPERDAAALKALTHPLRITLLGLLRADGPATASELAVKTGESSASTSYHLRVLAKYGFVAEAEHRDGRERRWRPVHAVTSWNNEEMDASPAGRAFMSRMARRQLDHLHRSLARYERDLDAGRIGPEWRRHAGITDLMPRLTADSLAELWQAFEGKLAELTERDAEDPRAEQVVVFAATLPVAARMPGEYDPLAAPGEGDEPGGAERSTASGGGPAGPEEPGADGPDGPGVPHGHDGPGGHRNVSWGAS encoded by the coding sequence ATGGCTGACGAAAACCGGGTCCTCGACCCCGAGCGGGACGCCGCCGCCCTCAAGGCCCTCACCCACCCCCTGCGCATCACTCTGCTCGGCCTGCTGCGCGCGGACGGCCCCGCCACGGCGAGCGAGCTCGCCGTGAAGACCGGTGAGTCGTCCGCCTCCACCAGCTACCACCTGCGGGTCCTGGCGAAGTACGGGTTCGTGGCCGAGGCCGAGCACCGCGACGGACGCGAGCGGCGCTGGCGCCCGGTGCACGCGGTCACCAGCTGGAACAACGAGGAGATGGACGCCTCGCCGGCGGGCCGCGCCTTCATGAGCCGCATGGCCCGGCGCCAGCTCGACCATCTGCACCGCTCCCTGGCCCGGTACGAGCGGGACCTGGACGCCGGGCGCATCGGGCCCGAGTGGCGCCGGCACGCCGGGATCACCGACCTCATGCCGCGCCTGACGGCCGACTCCCTCGCCGAGCTGTGGCAGGCCTTCGAGGGGAAGCTGGCGGAGCTGACGGAGCGGGACGCCGAGGACCCGCGGGCGGAGCAGGTCGTGGTCTTCGCCGCGACCCTGCCGGTGGCGGCGCGGATGCCGGGGGAGTACGACCCGCTCGCGGCACCCGGCGAAGGCGACGAGCCCGGCGGGGCGGAGCGAAGCACCGCTTCCGGAGGCGGGCCCGCGGGGCCGGAGGAACCCGGCGCGGACGGACCGGACGGGCCCGGCGTCCCCCACGGCCACGACGGCCCCGGCGGGCACCGCAACGTCAGCTGGGGTGCGTCGTGA
- a CDS encoding MFS transporter, whose translation MGLAIAPMVPLMTERGLALAAVAGCIAAHSLTAALLELPTGGLADVLGRRTVLAAAGALDAVALTLHALGTTAWVLALAMALKGAGRALSSGPAEAWYVDTVQASAGPDAELRTGLARGATATSVALAVGTLVGGALPWLLGLGPDLGGRLDEATSGLVLPLSVPALLGVAVALAFIVYVLTALPEPPRPRATLRGVLREVPGAIAAGIRLGGSDALVRRVVLSAGAAGSALVTVELLTPGRAADLTGAAESGAVVFAGLACGGFLCSALGSQLAPPVARLAGGGERAVLLCLGAAGGGLLLLAVTATATGPAPVLLAVGGYALVYLGLGAANPSQNELLHHRVTSEGRATALSVQSLALQLVGALTGLAAGLLPAGTARWLLGAAVLLAGAALWARRTEPAAAPGAPADRFPLVNSDSAAER comes from the coding sequence ATGGGCCTCGCCATCGCCCCCATGGTCCCGCTGATGACCGAGCGGGGACTCGCCCTCGCGGCGGTCGCGGGATGCATAGCCGCACACTCGCTCACCGCCGCGCTGCTCGAACTGCCCACCGGCGGACTCGCGGACGTCCTCGGCCGCCGGACTGTACTCGCCGCCGCGGGCGCGCTCGACGCGGTGGCGCTCACCCTGCACGCGCTCGGCACCACCGCCTGGGTGCTCGCCCTCGCCATGGCCCTCAAGGGAGCGGGCCGCGCCCTGTCCAGCGGCCCCGCGGAGGCCTGGTACGTCGACACCGTGCAGGCGAGCGCGGGACCCGACGCCGAGCTGCGCACCGGCCTGGCGCGCGGCGCCACCGCCACCTCCGTCGCCCTGGCGGTCGGCACCCTCGTCGGCGGCGCGCTGCCCTGGCTCCTCGGGCTCGGCCCCGACCTCGGCGGCCGCCTCGACGAGGCCACGTCGGGGCTCGTCCTGCCGCTGTCCGTACCGGCGCTGCTCGGCGTGGCCGTCGCGCTCGCCTTCATCGTGTACGTGCTGACGGCGCTGCCCGAGCCGCCACGGCCCCGCGCCACCCTGCGCGGCGTGCTGCGCGAGGTCCCGGGCGCCATCGCCGCCGGGATCCGCCTGGGCGGCAGCGACGCCCTGGTGCGCCGGGTCGTGCTCAGCGCGGGCGCGGCGGGCAGCGCCCTGGTCACCGTCGAACTGCTCACCCCGGGCCGCGCCGCAGACCTGACCGGCGCGGCGGAGTCGGGCGCGGTGGTCTTCGCGGGACTCGCCTGCGGCGGATTCCTGTGCTCGGCCCTCGGCAGCCAGCTCGCCCCGCCCGTCGCCCGCCTCGCCGGCGGCGGGGAGCGCGCCGTCCTGCTCTGCCTCGGTGCCGCCGGGGGCGGCCTTCTGCTGCTCGCGGTCACGGCGACCGCCACGGGACCGGCCCCCGTGCTCCTCGCGGTCGGCGGCTACGCGCTCGTGTATCTGGGCCTCGGCGCGGCGAACCCCAGCCAGAACGAGCTGCTGCACCACCGGGTGACGAGCGAGGGCCGGGCCACCGCGCTGTCCGTCCAGTCCCTCGCACTGCAACTGGTCGGCGCCCTCACGGGGTTGGCCGCCGGGCTCCTGCCGGCCGGGACCGCGCGCTGGCTGCTCGGCGCCGCCGTGCTGCTCGCGGGCGCCGCGCTGTGGGCGCGCCGCACGGAACCGGCCGCCGCTCCCGGCGCACCCGCGGATCGGTTCCCGCTGGTCAACTCCGATTCGGCGGCGGAACGTTGA